Proteins co-encoded in one Medicago truncatula cultivar Jemalong A17 chromosome 8, MtrunA17r5.0-ANR, whole genome shotgun sequence genomic window:
- the LOC120577623 gene encoding L-Ala-D/L-amino acid epimerase: MDSSGLKLQLQMKSSLSHSFLCSPDTLFTNNSKNSNSITFTNRFTKKSTHFSTIMASYTTSTAKPIAYGFKTLLETFTVDVHRAENRPLNVPLIAPFTIASSKLDKVENVAIRVELSNGAVGWGETPILPFVTAEDQHTAMVKASEACEFLLKCPALTLGSMLTEIGDILPGHQFASVRAGVEMAVIDAVASSIRVPLWRLFGGASNTITTDITIPIVSSAEAAELASKYYKQGFKTLKLKVGKNLNADIEVLQAIRVAHPECQFILDANEGYNSNEAVEVLEKLHELGLTPVLFEQPVHRDDWDGLGYVSSIAREKYGVSVAADESCRSLVDVYRIVEGNLVDVINIKLAKVGVIGALDIIEKARAAGLDLMIGGMVETRLAMGFAGHLAAGLGCFKFIDLDTPLLLSEDPVLEGYQVSGATYTFTNARGHGGFLHWDNLA; the protein is encoded by the exons ATGGATTCATCTGGGTTGAAATTGCAATTGCAAATGAAATCATCGCTATCACACAGTTTTCTCTGTTCTCCTGATACCCTTTTCAccaacaattcaaaaaactcCAATTCCATCACCTTCACGAATCGTTTCACcaaaaaatctactcatttttCCACTATCATGGCTTCTTATACTACATCAACAGCAAAACCAATTGCATATGGTTTCAAAACTTTGTTAGAAACCTTCACTGTTGATGTTCATAGAGCAGAAAATAGGCCATTAAATGTGCCCTTAATTGCGCCTTTTACTATTGCTTCCTCAAAATTGGACAAGGTAGAAAATGTTGCAATTAGAGTTGAATTGAGTAACGGTGCCGTAGGGTGGGGTGAAACACCAATTCTACCTTTTGTTACTGCTGAGGATCAACACACAGCTATGGTTAAAGCTTCTGAGGCATGTGAGTTTTTGTTGAAGTGTCCTGCATTAACATTGGGTTCTATGTTGACGGAGATTGGTGATATTCTTCCAGGACATCAATTTGCTTCA GTTAGGGCTGGAGTGGAGATGGCAGTAATCGATGCTGTCGCAAGTAGTATTCGTGTGCCATTGTGGAGGCTTTTTGGTGGTGCTTCAAATACCATAACCACTGATATAACA ATCCCTATTGTTTCTTCAGCTGAAGCAGCTGAATTGGCTTCTAAGTACTATAAACAAGgatttaaaactttaaaactGAAGGTGGGGAAGAATCTCAATGCAGATATAGAAGTGCTTCAAGCCATACGTGTCGCCCACCCTGAGTGTCAGTTTATTCTAGATGCTAACGAAGGCTATAACTCTAACGAAGCAGTGGAAGTCCTTGAGAAATTACATG AATTGGGGTTGACCCCTGTTCTATTTGAGCAACCAGTTCATAGAGATGATTGGGATGGTCTTGGATATGTGAGTAGCATAGCAAGAGAAAAGTATGGAGTATCTGTTGCAGCTGATGAGAGCTGCAGAAGTTTAGTTGATGTTTACAGGATTGTGGAAGGGAATCTTGTAGATGTCATTAACATTAAGCTTGCAAAAGTTGGAGTTATAGGTGCATTGGATATTATTGAAAAAGCAAGAGCAGCAGGTTTGGATTTGATGATTGGTGGTATGGTTGAGACAAGACTTGCTATGGGATTTGCTGGTCACCTTGCTGCTGGCCTTGGATGTTTCAA GTTTATTGACCTAGACACCCCACTCTTGCTATCAGAAGATCCAGTTCTCGAAGGCTATCAAG TTTCAGGTGCAACTTACACGTTCACAAATGCTAGGGGACATGGTGGATTCCTTCACTGGGACAATCTTGCTTAG
- the LOC120577351 gene encoding reticulon-like protein B9, producing the protein MALNNTSSDSDDEIGKSRAMIFPHEKPLHEILGGGKVADVLLWRDRNVSAAFLLGITLIWFLFEVVEYNIVTLLCHISITTMLVIYLWSTLADILKWNGPQFLETVLQESFFQELAFIVHRRLNQLLRMFLHISCGTDLPIFLLINVCLYILSVIGTYFNFINLLYIGFLCLQTLPIVYDRYEEEINNLAGHVIVDLRRKYRRFKKSYLNKIPRGPVKEKKIT; encoded by the exons ATGGCCCTTAATAATACATCATCTGATTCTGATGATGAAATTGGAAAATCACGAGCAATGATATTTCCACATGAAAAGCCACTTCATGAAATTCTTGGTGGAGGAAAAG TGGCTGATGTGTTATTATGGAGGGACAGAAATGTATCAGCTGCGTTTTTGCTTGGGATAACATTAATTTGGTTCCTATTTGAGGTTGTTGAGTACAATATTGTGACACTTCTTTGTCACATTTCCATCACCACAATGCTTGTAATATACCTATGGTCTACACTTGCAGATATCTTGAAATG GAATGGTCCGCAGTTCCTAGAAACTGTTTTACAAGAATCTTTCTTCCAAGAGCTTGCTTTCATTGTCCACAGAAGATTGAACCAATTACTAAGAATGTTCCTTCACATATCGTGTGGAACAGACCTACCAATATTTCTTCTG ATCAATGTTTGCCTCTATATATTGTCAGTGATTGGAACCTACTTCAACTTTATCAATTTGTTATATATTG GTTTTCTTTGTCTACAAACACTGCCAATTGTGTATGATCgatatgaagaagaaattaaCAATCTGGCTGGACATGTCATAGTAGATCTGAGGAGAAAATATAGAAGGTTTAAGAAAAGTTATCTCAACAAAATTCCCCGAGGACcagtgaaagaaaagaaaatcacatag
- the LOC120577652 gene encoding probable ubiquitin-conjugating enzyme E2 25 has product MEKKSTFDLVSDDSDHKYHNKNIAGNCFSDTKSAIYKRIMKEWKILEKNLPESIHVKAYERRIDLLRAVIVGAAGTPYHDGLFFFDIQFPENYPNNPPKINYHSFGYRLNPNLYASGKVCLSLVNTWNGKKCEKWDPSNSTLLQVLVSIQALVLNANPFFNEPIYRSVSRSSYEKKSRAYNEDAFVLTCYTVINLIRKPPRNFEDFVKEHFRERGPVLLAACREYANGRVRIGYYNCNEIASSSTKTVIKVKDSLKVSLRNAYCIMYKQFIGCGASLEGFLPVLEIAVQEKRKSKRSNGGNGIFKKVMGKIKSALGLKRKKKKKST; this is encoded by the coding sequence atggaaaagAAGAGTACATTCGACTTGGTTTCAGACGATTCCGATCACAAATACCACAACAAGAACATCGCCGGAAACTGCTTCAGCGACACAAAGAGCGCTATATACAAACGAATCATGAAAGAGTGGAAAATTCTCGAAAAAAATCTACCCGAATCCATCCACGTCAAAGCCTACGAACGCCGCATTGATTTACTCCGCGCCGTCATCGTCGGTGCTGCCGGTACACCTTACCACGACGGTCTCTTCTTCTTCGACATTCAGTTCCCTGAAAATTACCCAAACAACCCGCCAAAGATCAATTACCATTCATTCGGGTACCGTTTAAACCCGAATCTTTACGCTAGCGGCAAAGTTTGTTTAAGCCTTGTCAACACATGGAATGGTAAAAAGTGCGAAAAGTGGGACCCATCAAATTCAACTCTTCTTCAAGTTTTGGTTTCTATTCAAGCACTCGTTCTTAACGCGAACCCTTTTTTCAACGAACCTATTTACCGTTCGGTGAGTCGTTCTTCTTACGAAAAGAAATCACGTGCTTACAACGAAGACGCTTTCGTTCTCACGTGCTACACTGTTATTAATCTCATTCGGAAACCACCTAGGAATTTCGAGGATTTCGTTAAGGAACATTTTCGTGAAAGAGGTCCAGTTCTTCTCGCCGCGTGTAGAGAGTACGCGAATGGGCGCGTGAGGATTGGTTATTACAATTGTAACGAAATCGCGAGTTCCTCAACGAAGACGGTTATTAAAGTTAAGGATTCTTTGAAGGTGTCGTTACGGAATGCTTACTGCATTATGTATAAACAGTTTATAGGGTGTGGTGCTTCTTTGGAGGGTTTTCTTCCAGTCTTGGAGATTGCGGTacaagaaaagaggaagagcaAGAGATCCAACGGTGGGAATGGAATCTTCAAGAAAGTTATGGGGAAGATCAAATCAGCTTTGGGattgaagaggaagaaaaagaagaagagtacGTGA